A single genomic interval of Centropristis striata isolate RG_2023a ecotype Rhode Island chromosome 8, C.striata_1.0, whole genome shotgun sequence harbors:
- the LOC131975745 gene encoding chemerin-like receptor 1 — MGTGNDTSTAQQTDWTEVITNVRKASLVIYCLIFILGTVGNGLVIYVTGCRMKRTVNSVWFLNLALADFLFTAFLIFSIISASQDHQWHFGQIMCRLNSFVVVVNMFASIFLLTAISLDRCLSIWVVVWAQNKRTVCKAQVICVVIWITAAACTIPYAAFRDIGIRDGKTVCGYTSSMTLEKVWTLGIFRFVVGFLIPFLVIFGSYVAIGVRAGRLQKTRKKKPRPIIFSIVLAFFLCWLPFHVVHFIELKSYTDRNLGSIVAILGPPFLSLAFFNSCLNPILYVFMCDEFQKKLKQSVCFVLESALAEDHMSSRSLSSHFSRVARKSDSTAPEDTKVTATSYNFTESKLVIAAETETASTE; from the exons ATGGGGACGG GTAACGACACTTCCACTGCACAGCAAACAGATTGGACTGAGGTTATCACTAATGTGCGTAAGGCCTCCCTAGTCATCTACTGCCTGATATTCATACTGGGGACTGTGGGCAACGGGCTGGTCATCTACGTGACCGGCTGCAGGATGAAGAGAACCGTCAACTCCGTTTGGTTTCTCAACTTGGCCCTGGCTGACTTCCTCTTTACGGCCTTCCTGATTTTCTCAATCATTTCCGCCTCTCAAGATCACCAATGGCACTTTGGACAAATCATGTGTAGGCTCAACAGCTTTGTGGTTGTAGTCAACATGTTTGCCAGTATCTTTCTTTTGACAGCCATAAGTCTGGATCGTTGCCTGTCAATCTGGGTGGTGGTGTGGGCACAAAACAAGCGCACCGTTTGCAAAGCGCAGGTCATATGTGTAGTCATCTGGATAACTGCTGCGGCCTGCACCATCCCTTATGCAGCTTTTCGAGACATTGGAATCAGGGATGGAAAGACTGTCTGTGGCTATACCTCAtccatgacacttgaaaaagtTTGGACTCTTGGCATTTTTCGCTTTGTTGTCGGCTTCCTCATCCCATTCCTGGTGATATTTGGCTCTTATGTGGCCATAGGTGTTCGTGCAGGGCGTCTGcagaaaacaaggaaaaagaAACCTCGCCCAATCATTTTCTCCATCGTTCTTGCATTTTTCCTCTGCTGGTTGCCCttccatgttgtgcattttatAGAATTAAAGTCCTACACTGACAGAAATCTTGGTAGCATCGTTGCGATTTTAGGTCCTCCGTTTTtgagtttggctttttttaacAGCTGCCTGAACCCCATTCTCTAtgttttcatgtgtgatgaATTCCAGAAGAAACTCAAGCAGTCTGTTTGCTTTGTCCTAGAGAGTGCCCTGGCTGAGGACCACATGTCCTCTCGCTCCTTGTCCTCACACTTTTCTCGGGTTGCCCGGAAGTCTGACTCTACGGCACCTGAGGATACGAAAGTCACAGCCACTTCCTACAACTTTACAGAAAGCAAACTGGTGATCGCTGCCGAGACAGAGACAGCGAGCACTGAATGA
- the LOC131975759 gene encoding urokinase plasminogen activator surface receptor-like has protein sequence MRLLALIFGIVFLPKVYTLTCNECELGKTGTCAPKLKECPSNQKCGAMRLTSYVGGFKMVDYTSKGCSSAEECVEASFNFGVGRTAVANKCCSSKLCNANPAPEPSKSTPNGKKCFYCDTTQDCSRTLDCEGSEDYCISSKLTVAETKVTMKGCASKFFCSGKSTAEISQFTGGEISCCQGNFCNSASSTSAGLLLLVAPLLSLMALF, from the exons ATGCGTCTTCTTGCACTGATCTTTGGGATTGTGTTTCTCCCTAAAG TCTACACTCTAACATGTAATGAGTGTGAACTGGGGAAGACAGGAACCTGCGCACCCAAACTAAAAGAATGTCCTTCCAATCAGAAGTGTGGTGCAATGAGACTCACTTCATATGTTG GAGGCTTTAAAATGGTTGATTACACCTCGAAAGGATGCAGTTCTGCTGAAGAATGTGTCGAGGCCTCGTTCAACTTTGGAGTGGGCAGAACTGCAGTTGCTAACAAGTGCTGCAGCTCTAAACTCTGCAACGCCAACCCGGCCCCTG AACCCAGCAAATCCACTCCAAATGGTAAGAAGTGCTTCTACTGTGATACAACACAAGACTGCTCTAGAACTCTGGACTGTGAGGGTAGTGAGGACTACTGCATCTCATCAAAAC TGACTGTTGCAGAGACAAAGGTGACTATGAAGGGCTGTGCCTCCAAATTTTTCTGCTCAGGCAAATCAACTGCAGAGATATCACAATTCACTGGAGGAGAAATTAGCTGCTGTcaagggaacttctgcaacagcGCCAGCAGCACAAGTGCTGGCCTTCTGCTCCTGGTGGCACCGCTGCTCTCTTTGATGGCGCTCTTCTAA
- the LOC131975757 gene encoding nonsense-mediated mRNA decay factor SMG9-like has product MLICKVKDAQLHTIVNVLFVDRFLQTAEMLKPSTPSASHDSTGSSSSDDGAEYYPHIVFLQNKARRDDFCPRNLKNMHMVVDKLMAHSHLKYKGTLSMLDCNILPGLGQDFLSPEVNMFLLPMQENDGEDNLTKAGSGTYPLFSLLPGYRGHPAFSTMVSKLRSQILAMPRCQLSHTILTEKNWFHYAARIWDGVKKSSALSEYSRLLC; this is encoded by the exons ATGCTCATATGTAAAGTGAAAGATGCCCAATTGCACACCattgttaatgttttatttgtggaCAGGTTTCTTCAGACTGCTGAGATGCTGAAACCTTCCACTCCATCTGCGAGCCACGACAGCACCGGCTCTTCAAGCAGTGATGATGGAGCGGAGTATTACCCTCATATAG TGTTCCTCCAGAATAAGGCCAGACGGGATGATTTCTGCCCGAGGAACCTGAAGAACATGCACATGGTGGTGGACAAATTAATGGCCCACTCTCATCTCAAATACAAAG GCACTTTGTCCATGCTGGACTGCAATATCCTGCCTGGCTTGGGGCAGGACTTTCTGTCACCTGAAGTCAACATGTTCCTCCTCCCTATGCAGGAGAATGATGGGGAGGATAATCTGACCAAAGCAG GGTCAGGAACGTACCCActcttctctctgctgccgGGGTACAGAGGACATCCTGCCTTCTCCACTATGGTTTCAAAACTCCGCAGCCAAATACTGGCCATGCCCCGCTGTCAGCTATCACACACCATCCTCACTGAGAAGAACTG gTTTCACTACGCAGCTCGGATCTGGGACGGGGTGAAAAAGTCTTCGGCCCTCTCTGAATACAGCCGCCTGCTCTGTTAA